AGATAGAAGCCCTTGGAAAAACGGTAGGTCAGCTCGGCGTTAAGCAGGAAGCGGGCGTGGTGCCCCTGTTTGCCGTTGTAGTTCTCCTCGGAGTCGTTCCAACTGACAATATAACGGTCCCTCCAGTTGCCGCTGACGCGGAGGTAGAGGCTCCGGTTGGTGTAGCTGAGGCCGCCCGAGGCGAGCTTGGGGGCCGCCGAAGCGCCGGTTTTCCTCCAGTTCGGGATGATGTTGGTGAAATTGGCATCGATTTGCAGACCGGGGATGGCGGGGATGCGCTGGCGGTAGGCGAACTCCAGCGTCTGCATCGACCGGGCGTCGACGCTTTCGGGTTTCCAAGTATAAATCGTGTATTGGCTGCCCAGGAAGCTGTTGATGGTGTCCAGGCCATACAGGTCTATGAGCGCCCGCATTTCCGGGTTGTCGAGGTCGGATGGCACCTCCTGGGTAGTGTAGGTGGCGCCGTCCCACTGGCGGTAGGAATAGGTAAAGGTGAAGGAGCCGGCGGGTTCGAAATAATATTCCACGGCTGCGGAGTAGGTCTTGAAGTGGTCCGGGGTGAGGTTCGGATTCGGGGCGGTGGCGGTTTGGCCCGAGTCGTTGACCTTCCAGTTGCCGGCGAGTTTTTCCACGCTGACGCGCCCGAAGCCCTCGCTGTAGCCCAAGTGGGCGGTCAGGTTGGGGGTGAAATCATATTTCATAGCGGCGCTGGGCAGCCAGAACGAATAGGAATTCGTGGTTTTCACGCGCTGGCCGTTTTTATACAGATAATCAACAAACGTGGTGGTGTTTTCGGCCTCCGCGCCGCTGATGCCGAGATCGTTGAGCGCCTGCGCCTTGGTGCGGGGAATCAGGGTGCGGGCTGTTTGGTCGGTGTATTCATAACGGTAGCCCGCCTGGAAAACCCATCCCGCCCAAGGCCGCACTTCGCCCATGAGATAGCCCGCGAAGATGGTTTCGGAAAGGTCGCGCCGTCCGGTGTAGCCCGCGATGCGTTCGTTTAACCTGTCAGCCGAGGTTTGATAAAACCTCCCGTTGGGATTGCCCGGGTCACCCGTGAGAGGATTAGGCGCCACATACGCGCCATACCGCTGGAATTCCTGATAAAGCCGTGTCTGGTTTACTACGGGGATGTTCAGACTGGCGATATTCCCGCCAAAACGGGGATCGAAGTGGTAGGGAGACAGGAAATAGGCCGAGGAAAGAGAGGGGACGTCGGGATTATTTGCGCTACCAAGAGCGTCGTAGCTGGACGAACTGCTGCCGCCGCCGGTTCCCACTCCATTGAGCAGATTGGAACCGACATACTGATAATGATTGGCCAAGGCGGCGCCGCCGCTGTCGGTGGGCTGCCAAGCGTTGTATTTACTCTGCCGGCCATTGAAGCCCGTCTTGAGCCAGAAGGGGAACTTGGTCGGGGCGTCCCAGCGCAGGTCGGCTTTCACGGTGGGGATGGTCTGTTTGTTGTTGGTGGGCAGGGGATCCGTTATGGCTGACGTTCCGTTTTGCCCGTAAAAGCCAATGTCCCCCAATTCCGCCACATAGGTTTCGTTGGGCGTCAAGGTGAGCCGGTCACCACGGTAGAAGGACCAGTCCATCTCTCTCGTGTCGGTGCGCTGCCCCCAGAGGACGGTGGCGCTGCCTCCCTCGCCGCCCGTGCTCATAAAGTTGATTTGCGGAAACCATTTGCCATTGGAAGGCTTGTTTTTGCCCACCGCGTAGGACCACATGGCGACGGCATTGAATTGGAAGCGATAGCGTTTCCAATCGAAGGTACCGGTGATGGTGTCGGTGTTGCTGGTGCCGTGGGTGGCCGATTGCGAAGTCTCGACCCGGGTTCCGCTGCTGGTTTCATCCGCCATCCACAGGAGGAGGCTGCTTTCGTCGGACGTGTTGCCTTTTTTGCCCGGTTCGCCAGC
This genomic stretch from Termitidicoccus mucosus harbors:
- a CDS encoding TonB-dependent receptor; amino-acid sequence: MNTNTHSPMKLGARAFLPATATRTGMSTLLAGIVLGLLCACTAFAQQAATGAIYGRVYDADSSRYMPSADVAVEGATLATVSEQGGFYILNNVPVGEVTVAASYAGYVTERKTVTVTPGGQVTADFELRLTPTGPVTPGVKGDQKEDKVIILEGLTVTTNRSGNARAFMEQKNSMTMSTVLAADSFGTVPNGNIAEFLRQAPGISVLEDDVTGEASEISLGGMDPQYTGVYMDGARMASGAKGGFDDNSRTFQFDQISINGIESIEIRRTVSADMEGDAPAGGISMKSKSAFDRKEAVLRYNVFLTTNSDNMDFKRTPGADDGKSFKLQPGFSLAYSTPFNSNKMGLMIEASAQTDFRENNRGTIEIDERSWVVGNPFVTRMTYRNSQTQSERAKASVRFDWKISPYAKSSIRLEHEMRETTSFNRTVAFRAGEPGKKGNTSDESSLLLWMADETSSGTRVETSQSATHGTSNTDTITGTFDWKRYRFQFNAVAMWSYAVGKNKPSNGKWFPQINFMSTGGEGGSATVLWGQRTDTREMDWSFYRGDRLTLTPNETYVAELGDIGFYGQNGTSAITDPLPTNNKQTIPTVKADLRWDAPTKFPFWLKTGFNGRQSKYNAWQPTDSGGAALANHYQYVGSNLLNGVGTGGGSSSSSYDALGSANNPDVPSLSSAYFLSPYHFDPRFGGNIASLNIPVVNQTRLYQEFQRYGAYVAPNPLTGDPGNPNGRFYQTSADRLNERIAGYTGRRDLSETIFAGYLMGEVRPWAGWVFQAGYRYEYTDQTARTLIPRTKAQALNDLGISGAEAENTTTFVDYLYKNGQRVKTTNSYSFWLPSAAMKYDFTPNLTAHLGYSEGFGRVSVEKLAGNWKVNDSGQTATAPNPNLTPDHFKTYSAAVEYYFEPAGSFTFTYSYRQWDGATYTTQEVPSDLDNPEMRALIDLYGLDTINSFLGSQYTIYTWKPESVDARSMQTLEFAYRQRIPAIPGLQIDANFTNIIPNWRKTGASAAPKLASGGLSYTNRSLYLRVSGNWRDRYIVSWNDSEENYNGKQGHHARFLLNAELTYRFSKGFYLYATASNILNSPNSTYVYSPEITRDETLSGVDFRFGVKNYF